The Malus domestica chromosome 10, GDT2T_hap1 genome contains a region encoding:
- the LOC103449811 gene encoding UPF0496 protein At4g34320-like — protein MGSHMSKRSAETSSSAINLNNLQYTTDQLTSYEAACKLDADLQSFDTNLHTRTNQVINTIAAGVEVRALSFDSLKEVTGCLLEMNQEVVKVILECKKDIWKNQELFELVEEYFENSLQTLDFCTALDKCLKRARDSQLLILVALQQFEEETEMGGSRYTRTLEELKNFKTIGDPFTEEFFQIFQSVYKQQISMLEKLQLRKNKLDKKLKGINAWRKVTNMIFVATFAAVLICSVVAAAMAAPPVAAALAAASSIPIGSMGKWIDSLWKNYELALRGQREVLSSMQVGTYVAIKDLDNIRVLIDRLEIDIESILHNASFAIEEDAVKVAIEDIKKKLGVFMKNVEDLGTQADICSRDIRRARTVVLQRIIKHSNN, from the coding sequence ATGGGAAGCCATATGAGCAAAAGGAGCGCTGAAACATCGTCATCTGCTATCAATCTGAACAATTTGCAATACACAACTGATCAGTTGACTTCATATGAGGCAGCTTGCAAGCTCGATGCAGACTTGCAGTCCTTCGACACGAACCTCCATACCCGGACCAATCAAGTCATCAACACAATCGCAGCAGGAGTCGAAGTCCGAGCCCTTTCCTTCGATTCCTTGAAGGAGGTGACAGGATGTCTGTTGGAGATGAATCAGGAAGTTGTGAAAGTTATCTTGGAGTGCAAGAAAGACATATGGAAAAATCAGGAGTTGTTTGAGCTGGTTGAGGAGTATTTTGAGAACAGCTTGCAGACACTGGATTTCTGTACTGCATTGGACAAGTGTTTGAAGCGAGCTCGCGATAGCCAGTTGCTTATTCTCGTTGCGCTTCAGCAATTCGAGGAGGAAACCGAAATGGGAGGCAGTCGATACACGAGGACTTTGGAGGAATTGAAGAATTTCAAGACGATAGGTGATCCTTTTACTGAGGAGTTCTTTCAAATATTTCAATCTGTTTATAAGCAACAAATATCAATGCTCGAGAAGTTGCAACTGCGAAAGAACAAGCTCGATAAGAAGCTCAAAGGTATTAATGCTTGGAGGAAGGTGACTAATATGATATTTGTTGCTACATTCGCTGCCGTGTTGATTTGTTCTGTTGTGGCGGCAGCCATGGCTGCTCCACCCGTCGCAGCAGCTCTGGCCGCTGCTAGTTCTATCCCGATAGGCTCAATGGGGAAGTGGATTGACTCCTTGTGGAAAAACTACGAACTTGCTTTGAGGGGTCAAAGGGAAGTGCTTAGCTCAATGCAAGTAGGAACTTATGTTGCCATTAAGGACTTGGACAACATTCGGGTTCTCATTGATCGATTGGAAATTGATATCGAGTCCATCTTGCACAATGCAAGCTTTGCCATTGAGGAAGACGCGGTGAAAGTTGCAATAGAGGACATTAAAAAGAAGTTGGGAGTGTTTATGAAGAATGTGGAGGATTTGGGAACTCAAGCTGATATCTGCAGCCGCGACATTCGAAGAGCAAGGACCGTGGTTCTCCAGAGGATCATCAAACATTCCAACAACTGA